From Novipirellula artificiosorum, the proteins below share one genomic window:
- a CDS encoding flagellar export chaperone FlgN: protein MDGKQLASLVDERHKILCDLVQLSQSQLEAIDAGRMNELMHLLSAKQPPLAKLASVSQQLHIAIGDDPEMRMWSSPQRRSECRKKNEQCEQMLAELMEMESSCETKLVTSRAEIEQRIQRSDGVKRANQSYRQSDIQPSCGGQLDLSSQ, encoded by the coding sequence ATGGATGGAAAGCAATTAGCATCGTTGGTCGATGAGCGCCACAAGATTTTGTGCGACCTCGTCCAACTCAGCCAATCACAGCTTGAAGCGATCGACGCAGGACGAATGAATGAACTGATGCATTTGCTTTCCGCAAAACAACCCCCTCTTGCGAAGCTCGCCAGCGTTTCCCAGCAACTCCACATCGCGATCGGCGATGACCCCGAAATGCGAATGTGGTCTTCGCCACAGCGAAGAAGCGAATGCCGGAAAAAAAATGAACAATGTGAGCAAATGCTAGCCGAATTGATGGAGATGGAATCGTCGTGCGAAACGAAGCTTGTGACCAGCCGTGCGGAAATCGAACAGCGAATTCAACGCAGCGATGGTGTCAAACGGGCCAATCAGAGTTACCGACAATCCGACATCCAACCGAGTTGCGGGGGGCAACTCGATTTGTCGAGTCAATAG
- a CDS encoding DUF1593 domain-containing protein has translation MRSRDVAQATSLRYLAATIPASRRPTPLFNALFVALALIGLASIALADSSTLSASDQPRVIVTSDGEIDDECSLVRFLLYANEFVVEGIITSSSQYHAHGHNWAGDDWAQPYLEAYAKVYPNLVKHDPRYPKPELLQSRTLLGNVKSEGEMDEVTPGSQRIVEVLLDSPDTRPVWLQAWGGTNTIARALKTIEEQHPEKMAEVAKKIRFYFIWEQDETYQTYIRPNWGKFDIPTIISDQFLAFAYENQRQAVPQEVQHYFSASWMNQHLRDRGPLVALYKAHDDGRFRSEGDSPAFLHVIPNGLRSEESPDWGGWGGRFVKVRSNTWLDPVAEPGYEYPAGRWYTGSAWGRQRVKQEIPNDEVLTAYLRPQWRWIDAIQNDFAARADWCVKEFKDANHSPVVSIDGALSREVTPGEAVKLSASATDPDGDRLTFRWWQYSEADSAKATVTIAGIDSANDASFVVPDEPGKQVHIILEVTDNGTPSLVGYQRVVCNIKGN, from the coding sequence ATGCGAAGTAGAGACGTGGCGCAAGCTACCAGCTTGCGTTATCTGGCGGCGACGATACCGGCAAGCAGGAGGCCTACGCCACTCTTCAATGCACTTTTCGTCGCACTGGCATTGATAGGACTGGCATCGATCGCACTGGCCGATTCGAGCACGCTGAGCGCATCGGACCAACCACGCGTGATTGTCACTAGCGACGGTGAGATCGACGACGAGTGTTCGTTGGTCCGGTTCCTGCTGTACGCGAACGAGTTCGTCGTCGAGGGGATCATCACATCCAGTTCGCAGTATCATGCTCACGGCCACAATTGGGCCGGAGACGACTGGGCGCAACCCTACCTGGAGGCGTATGCCAAAGTCTATCCGAACCTTGTGAAACATGATCCTCGCTACCCGAAACCTGAATTGCTTCAGTCTCGAACGCTGCTCGGGAACGTGAAGTCGGAAGGGGAAATGGACGAGGTCACCCCGGGTTCGCAGAGGATCGTTGAGGTCTTGCTGGATAGTCCGGACACGCGACCTGTTTGGCTTCAAGCCTGGGGTGGGACGAACACGATCGCACGAGCATTAAAGACAATCGAAGAGCAGCATCCGGAAAAAATGGCTGAGGTGGCGAAGAAGATCCGCTTCTATTTCATCTGGGAACAGGACGAGACTTACCAAACTTACATCCGTCCGAACTGGGGCAAGTTCGACATCCCGACGATCATTTCCGACCAGTTCCTCGCCTTCGCGTACGAGAACCAGAGGCAGGCCGTTCCTCAGGAAGTGCAGCATTACTTCTCTGCGTCGTGGATGAACCAACACCTCCGTGACCGTGGTCCGCTGGTCGCCTTGTACAAGGCACACGATGACGGACGTTTTCGGTCCGAAGGGGACTCGCCCGCGTTCCTGCACGTCATTCCGAACGGATTGCGCAGTGAAGAATCACCGGATTGGGGCGGCTGGGGCGGACGTTTTGTCAAAGTCCGCAGCAACACGTGGCTCGACCCCGTGGCCGAGCCTGGCTACGAATATCCCGCGGGCCGCTGGTATACCGGTTCAGCCTGGGGCCGCCAGCGCGTGAAGCAAGAGATCCCCAACGACGAAGTCTTGACCGCCTACTTGAGGCCCCAGTGGCGGTGGATTGATGCGATCCAAAACGACTTTGCAGCCAGGGCTGACTGGTGCGTGAAGGAATTCAAAGACGCCAATCATTCCCCCGTCGTCAGTATTGACGGCGCACTAAGTCGGGAAGTGACACCTGGTGAAGCCGTGAAGCTCTCCGCCTCAGCAACGGATCCTGATGGAGACAGGCTGACGTTCCGCTGGTGGCAATACAGCGAAGCTGACTCTGCAAAGGCGACCGTCACCATCGCCGGAATTGATTCGGCTAACGACGCCAGCTTTGTTGTGCCAGATGAACCGGGCAAACAGGTTCACATCATTCTCGAAGTGACAGACAACGGCACGCCGTCACTCGTCGGCTATCAACGCGTTGTCTGCAATATCAAAGGAAACTGA
- a CDS encoding aceric acid hydrolase — translation MKYAHLTLFAIACFVAQFASAQSVDVRPHRVAEPLHLSEVKWTDGFWKQRLDTCRVKTVPAMWEIMRGTKYKPYLEHFRIAAGLSEGTYHGASFNDGDFYKWLEAVCALQATAPDPQWDVRLDEIIEVIGKAQRADGYIHTPVLVANRNGDMTVKPFGDRFNFEMYNMGHLLTVACVHHEVTGKGNLLNIACKAADFLDDAYRNPTPEQAGHAICPSHYMGLLDLYRATGETRYLNLVQRLIQMRDQIIDGGDDNQDRLPFVRQNEAVGHAVRGTYLYAGIADLYAETGDEQLLKPLMAIWNNLVEKKLYITGGCGALYDGASPDGSKDQGSITRVHQAFGRNYQLPNTTAHNETCANIGNTLWNWRMFVISGDAKYIDVMEIAFYNSVLSGVSLEGTDFFYTNPLRVSQTAPVDLRWSRTRVPYVTSFCCPPNVARTIAQVSGYAYGKSDNTIWVNLYGSNTLDTQLHRGSRVRLEQRTEYPWNGKVQITITECDADPIELKLRIPGWAKSATLKVDGEPFATELVPGTYASLERTWQRGTVIEMNLPMPVQLIESHPLAEETRNHLAVKRGPIVYCLESVDLPEGTSLADVRIPAEVKLQPRFDADWLDGVSLLEGSFLSSKAGSWQNQLYREFNRPETSTIRATLVPYYAWSNRGASEMSVWLPLE, via the coding sequence ATGAAATACGCACACCTGACGCTTTTTGCGATCGCTTGCTTTGTCGCGCAGTTTGCGTCCGCGCAGTCAGTTGATGTGCGGCCTCATCGCGTGGCCGAACCACTCCACCTAAGCGAAGTGAAGTGGACGGACGGATTCTGGAAACAGCGTCTGGACACGTGCCGCGTCAAAACTGTCCCGGCGATGTGGGAGATCATGCGGGGGACAAAGTATAAGCCGTATCTGGAACACTTCCGCATCGCTGCTGGTTTGTCGGAAGGCACCTACCATGGCGCGTCCTTTAACGATGGCGATTTCTATAAATGGTTGGAAGCAGTCTGCGCACTGCAGGCAACTGCACCAGATCCTCAATGGGATGTGCGGCTCGACGAAATCATCGAGGTCATCGGGAAGGCACAACGCGCCGATGGATACATCCATACGCCGGTGCTGGTCGCCAATCGCAACGGAGACATGACAGTCAAGCCGTTCGGCGATCGCTTCAACTTCGAGATGTACAACATGGGTCATCTGCTGACGGTCGCTTGTGTGCATCATGAGGTGACCGGCAAGGGCAACCTGCTGAATATCGCTTGCAAGGCAGCCGATTTTCTGGATGACGCGTATCGTAATCCGACGCCCGAACAGGCGGGACACGCGATCTGCCCATCGCACTACATGGGCCTGCTGGACCTGTATCGAGCGACAGGCGAAACCCGCTATCTCAACCTCGTCCAGCGGTTGATTCAGATGCGAGACCAAATTATTGATGGCGGAGATGACAATCAGGACCGGCTGCCATTCGTGCGGCAGAATGAAGCGGTTGGTCATGCGGTCCGGGGGACGTATCTGTACGCCGGAATCGCTGACCTATATGCCGAAACCGGCGACGAACAATTGCTGAAACCACTGATGGCAATCTGGAACAACCTGGTCGAGAAAAAACTGTATATCACCGGGGGTTGCGGTGCGCTGTACGATGGTGCTTCGCCGGACGGCTCGAAAGATCAAGGGTCAATCACGCGAGTTCACCAGGCCTTCGGACGCAACTATCAGCTCCCGAATACGACCGCTCACAACGAAACGTGTGCCAATATCGGCAACACGCTCTGGAACTGGAGGATGTTTGTGATCAGCGGCGACGCCAAGTACATCGATGTGATGGAAATTGCGTTTTACAATTCAGTGCTTTCGGGAGTGAGCCTGGAGGGGACGGATTTCTTCTACACCAACCCGCTGCGAGTTTCGCAAACCGCTCCCGTGGACCTGCGTTGGTCTCGAACGCGAGTTCCCTACGTGACGTCCTTCTGTTGTCCGCCCAATGTCGCGCGCACCATCGCGCAGGTCAGCGGTTATGCCTACGGAAAGTCAGACAACACGATCTGGGTCAATCTGTACGGAAGTAACACGCTCGATACCCAGTTGCATCGTGGAAGCCGTGTACGCCTGGAACAACGGACCGAATATCCGTGGAACGGCAAGGTTCAAATCACCATCACCGAGTGTGACGCCGATCCGATCGAACTCAAGCTGCGGATTCCCGGCTGGGCAAAGTCAGCAACGCTCAAAGTCGACGGCGAGCCTTTCGCAACGGAGTTGGTTCCGGGCACTTACGCTTCCCTCGAACGCACGTGGCAACGGGGAACGGTGATCGAGATGAATCTGCCGATGCCGGTGCAACTGATCGAGTCGCATCCTTTGGCTGAGGAAACTCGCAATCACCTGGCGGTCAAACGAGGCCCGATCGTTTATTGCCTGGAGTCTGTCGATTTGCCCGAGGGAACATCGCTGGCAGACGTGCGAATTCCTGCCGAAGTAAAATTGCAACCTCGGTTTGACGCGGACTGGCTCGATGGTGTCAGCTTGCTCGAAGGAAGCTTCCTGTCAAGCAAGGCCGGAAGCTGGCAGAACCAACTTTACCGCGAATTCAATCGACCTGAGACGTCAACGATTCGAGCAACGCTTGTCCCTTACTATGCATGGTCGAATCGAGGCGCATCCGAGATGTCGGTCTGGCTACCACTCGAATGA
- a CDS encoding pectate lyase family protein — MKFPSTSTILLTLGGLLGLLSGAAGDETNPANVTAFPGAEGYGAVTPGGRGGEVIAVTNTNGSGPGSLQAACNAQGPRIVVFKVSGTIDGDVKIKNDFITIAGQTAPGDGITIKGNLAIDANDVVIRYIRVRTDHDGDALGGRYRKNIIVDHVSASWSSDEVFSLYHNENVTIQWCMITEACAKADGSHRFGGIWGNQHATYHHNLIAHNDSRNPRWASGCGYNDYRNNLLYNWGYQSCYGGEAHQKGDRRKPPIEFSAINMIANYYKPGPATRSDVKDCIASPSSRGDGDYGDWHVADNYVDGFPEVTADNWSGVKGKSFTKLASPWQALPIHQQSAQAAYTTVLEQSGCSLPKRDSIDTRIIEEVRNGTATHGNNGIITTPEDVGGWPELRSAEAPLDSDGDGMPDDWETEFGLDANQAEDNSSDKDGDGFTNVEEYLNGTDPTEFIDYTKSENNINSLENSDAK; from the coding sequence ATGAAATTCCCATCCACCTCAACCATCCTGCTAACCCTTGGTGGACTGCTGGGCCTGCTTTCCGGCGCAGCTGGCGACGAAACTAATCCGGCAAACGTCACTGCCTTTCCGGGCGCGGAGGGATACGGGGCGGTGACGCCTGGAGGCCGCGGCGGCGAGGTGATTGCAGTGACCAATACCAACGGCAGTGGACCCGGCAGTCTTCAAGCGGCCTGCAATGCCCAAGGGCCGCGAATTGTGGTCTTCAAAGTGTCGGGAACCATCGATGGAGATGTGAAAATCAAGAATGATTTCATCACGATTGCCGGCCAGACCGCTCCTGGTGATGGGATCACGATTAAAGGCAATCTCGCCATCGACGCCAATGATGTTGTGATTCGATATATCAGAGTCAGGACCGACCACGATGGCGACGCGCTTGGCGGTCGGTACCGAAAAAACATCATTGTGGACCATGTGTCAGCCAGTTGGAGCAGCGATGAAGTGTTCTCGCTGTACCACAATGAAAACGTCACGATTCAATGGTGCATGATCACCGAAGCCTGCGCGAAGGCAGACGGGTCGCATCGTTTCGGCGGCATCTGGGGAAACCAACACGCCACTTATCACCACAACTTGATTGCACACAATGACAGTCGCAATCCGCGCTGGGCATCGGGTTGTGGGTACAATGACTACCGAAACAACTTGTTGTACAACTGGGGTTATCAAAGCTGCTACGGTGGCGAAGCACATCAAAAAGGCGATCGGCGAAAACCACCTATCGAGTTCTCCGCCATCAACATGATCGCCAACTACTACAAGCCTGGTCCCGCCACGCGAAGCGACGTGAAGGACTGCATCGCGAGTCCTTCGTCCAGAGGCGATGGCGATTACGGTGATTGGCACGTGGCCGATAACTATGTTGATGGTTTTCCTGAAGTCACCGCTGACAACTGGTCGGGCGTAAAAGGCAAGAGCTTTACAAAGCTGGCCTCGCCGTGGCAGGCATTGCCCATTCATCAACAATCCGCCCAGGCTGCGTACACAACTGTCCTCGAGCAATCTGGATGCTCGTTGCCCAAGCGGGATTCGATTGACACTCGCATCATTGAAGAAGTCCGCAACGGCACCGCGACTCATGGCAACAACGGCATCATCACCACGCCGGAGGACGTCGGCGGCTGGCCGGAACTGCGTTCTGCGGAAGCGCCGCTGGATTCAGACGGTGATGGCATGCCCGACGACTGGGAAACGGAATTCGGCTTGGATGCGAACCAGGCAGAGGACAACTCATCCGACAAAGACGGAGACGGATTTACCAACGTCGAGGAATACCTTAACGGGACCGATCCGACTGAGTTCATCGACTACACTAAGTCCGAAAACAACATCAATTCGTTGGAGAACTCAGATGCGAAGTAG
- a CDS encoding helix-turn-helix domain-containing protein, producing the protein MKRFDTQRPDFSPYGFACERWTPTRMSRPDRHNEIELNLLTAGSLTYLLGGQRTTIEAGRLGIFWAAIPHQIVEVEGEAPYFVVTLPLSEFLRAGLDLSFVNRILQGELMVDLIHNNWDEMSFRRWEQDLKTDDRVLERAARLEVQARLLRFAHGMTEGVVLTSMAALTRADQIACYIARNYQQPLTSQSIAEALDIHANYAMTLFRKTFGTTMTAFIIQHRISHAQRLLVTTDDTILNVALDSGFQSLSRFNEAFKAGCGCAPRDFRKANRPTAASKTPS; encoded by the coding sequence ATGAAGCGATTCGACACCCAACGCCCTGACTTCTCACCGTATGGTTTCGCCTGCGAACGGTGGACGCCGACGCGGATGTCCCGTCCAGACCGGCACAACGAGATCGAACTGAACCTGCTCACGGCCGGTTCTCTGACTTACCTGCTGGGCGGCCAGCGAACCACGATCGAAGCCGGGAGACTCGGCATTTTCTGGGCCGCGATTCCGCATCAAATCGTGGAGGTTGAAGGAGAGGCACCCTATTTCGTCGTAACGCTTCCGTTGAGCGAATTTCTGCGGGCGGGACTCGATTTGAGTTTTGTGAATCGCATCCTGCAAGGGGAACTCATGGTCGATCTCATTCACAACAACTGGGACGAAATGTCATTCCGGCGCTGGGAGCAGGACCTGAAGACCGACGACCGAGTGCTGGAACGTGCCGCACGTTTGGAAGTCCAGGCTCGGCTGTTACGATTTGCTCACGGCATGACCGAAGGGGTAGTGCTTACGTCGATGGCCGCGTTGACTCGGGCCGATCAAATCGCCTGTTACATCGCGCGAAACTATCAACAGCCGTTAACGTCTCAATCGATTGCCGAAGCCTTGGACATCCACGCCAACTACGCGATGACTTTGTTCCGCAAGACGTTTGGCACCACGATGACGGCATTCATTATCCAGCACCGCATCTCGCACGCACAACGGCTGCTGGTCACCACGGACGACACGATCTTAAATGTCGCACTCGACTCGGGTTTCCAAAGCCTCAGCCGATTTAATGAAGCGTTTAAAGCGGGCTGTGGCTGCGCTCCGCGAGATTTTCGCAAAGCGAATCGTCCAACAGCGGCAAGTAAAACACCATCCTGA
- a CDS encoding tetratricopeptide repeat protein, with the protein MPDEKTNNKEPAKPAKSRDNLTWALMAAAATAAAVGFAGLFSLWLRGGPPNDLETIQVAAREYVAGRTVLAGELAKTVEFPSSENAPPADAEPSSDASQAAEEEIADLRKLRDFFVGAGLVARAQQTDEPRKRRELLFEAVPLLEKASKSGFPVGREVEGSRFLGESLFELGRFDEAAIHLEQVVLRAPTLRRALVPLLATAYLKTTEPSAAKALAIMNRYLADESLREEPRRIGERIRIDALTRLGQYDEAENAVAEALEQLPPAESPNPTKHADAREQFLLARAIVAVEKAIGRHGKAPIDELEDRSAVIAELTQTLSDLNDLQRETSPRTSARARIWAARALACQGMPDRALAQLTMVRQQRPFAAEAIVGSLEEVELLAKQGRGTEMLQTTRFMMRELGDKGGFDPALVSFEAFQRRFIVALEKLRDHEAYASAIDITRNMTPVFSPSEALMQEGITYREWAASTIRDGTNVGGDVLRTASEIARSRFRAAGDAFSRAAEIDFDTDRYLSTQWAAIDAYQQGRHFERSIRLLRPYLRYEERRRQPRGLVAFGRALLADNKPNEAIDSLETCIAEFPRDPLRYDARLLLAMAHSEIGDLEKSRSYLMDNLQDGELTPQSPAWRDSLFTLAEMLYRKGYENHLAAQRVGAEERIEKLKENQPILEDAIRRLDEAAERYWPLPRAESATYLAARSHLLAAEWPRLESQSEDVLDAARRTLRTKVDNELQAALDGFSRLKESLLVCEDEERLSDDSRSMLRNCFMSEADTLKELGRLDDASVAYRAVSLRYMNEPTALEAILGQACCVRELGRDREAALLVRQADVVLQRIPPKFDDDFQKTTRYDREGWQQLLAWMNAGIQDPGGIPGQT; encoded by the coding sequence ATGCCAGACGAAAAGACGAACAACAAGGAACCAGCGAAGCCAGCGAAAAGTCGCGACAACTTGACGTGGGCGTTGATGGCTGCTGCCGCGACGGCAGCGGCGGTCGGATTCGCGGGGCTGTTCTCGCTATGGTTACGCGGCGGGCCACCGAATGATCTCGAAACGATCCAGGTTGCCGCGAGAGAATATGTCGCTGGGCGAACCGTCTTAGCCGGCGAGTTAGCCAAGACCGTTGAGTTTCCCTCTTCCGAAAACGCCCCCCCCGCGGATGCCGAACCGTCAAGCGACGCCTCTCAGGCAGCCGAAGAAGAAATCGCGGATCTGCGGAAGCTAAGAGACTTCTTCGTTGGGGCGGGACTGGTAGCGCGAGCTCAGCAAACGGACGAACCGAGAAAACGCCGCGAATTGCTATTTGAGGCGGTGCCTCTGCTTGAAAAGGCGTCGAAGTCGGGATTTCCAGTAGGCCGCGAGGTGGAAGGCTCGCGTTTTCTGGGCGAGTCACTTTTCGAACTGGGACGATTTGACGAGGCGGCCATTCATCTCGAACAAGTGGTTCTCCGGGCCCCCACACTGAGACGGGCTCTGGTCCCCCTTTTGGCCACAGCTTATTTAAAGACGACCGAGCCCTCCGCGGCCAAAGCCTTGGCCATCATGAATCGCTATTTGGCCGACGAATCGCTCCGCGAAGAACCCCGCCGGATCGGTGAACGCATTCGGATCGATGCACTCACGCGGCTCGGGCAATATGACGAAGCAGAAAACGCGGTGGCCGAGGCGCTGGAGCAGCTGCCACCGGCGGAAAGCCCGAATCCAACGAAGCATGCAGATGCTCGAGAACAATTCTTACTTGCGAGAGCCATCGTGGCGGTGGAAAAAGCGATCGGCCGTCATGGCAAAGCGCCGATCGACGAATTGGAGGATCGCAGCGCCGTGATTGCGGAATTGACGCAAACCCTGTCGGATTTGAATGATCTACAGCGTGAAACGTCACCGCGCACCTCCGCCCGTGCGCGGATCTGGGCAGCCCGCGCGTTGGCTTGCCAGGGGATGCCCGATCGAGCACTCGCTCAATTGACGATGGTTCGCCAGCAGCGCCCCTTTGCAGCCGAAGCCATTGTCGGCAGCTTGGAGGAAGTCGAGTTATTGGCCAAGCAGGGTCGAGGGACGGAGATGCTGCAAACGACTCGTTTCATGATGCGGGAATTGGGAGACAAAGGCGGCTTTGATCCGGCGCTTGTTTCCTTCGAAGCCTTCCAACGACGGTTCATTGTGGCGCTCGAAAAATTGCGAGATCACGAGGCCTATGCGTCCGCCATCGACATCACGCGGAATATGACCCCCGTCTTCTCGCCCAGCGAAGCGTTGATGCAAGAGGGGATCACCTATCGCGAGTGGGCGGCTAGCACGATTCGGGATGGAACCAACGTCGGTGGCGACGTGTTGCGAACTGCTTCCGAAATCGCGCGCTCGCGATTCCGCGCAGCCGGTGACGCGTTTTCGCGGGCTGCAGAAATTGATTTTGACACCGACCGCTACTTGTCGACGCAATGGGCAGCGATTGATGCCTATCAACAGGGGCGACACTTTGAACGAAGCATTCGCCTGCTGCGGCCGTATCTACGTTATGAAGAACGCCGTCGCCAACCGCGTGGCTTGGTCGCGTTTGGACGAGCATTGCTGGCTGACAACAAACCCAACGAAGCGATTGATTCGCTTGAAACCTGCATTGCGGAATTCCCCCGCGATCCGCTCCGCTACGACGCCCGATTGCTGCTTGCAATGGCTCATTCAGAAATCGGTGACTTGGAAAAGTCGCGGAGCTACTTGATGGACAACTTGCAAGACGGCGAATTGACTCCTCAAAGCCCCGCGTGGCGTGATTCGCTCTTTACACTTGCGGAAATGCTCTACCGAAAAGGCTATGAAAACCATCTTGCCGCTCAGCGTGTCGGTGCCGAAGAGCGAATCGAAAAGCTGAAAGAAAACCAACCCATCCTGGAAGACGCGATTCGCCGCCTCGACGAAGCTGCCGAACGGTATTGGCCGCTGCCGCGAGCGGAGTCGGCAACCTATTTGGCCGCTCGTAGCCATCTGTTGGCCGCAGAATGGCCACGACTCGAATCACAATCAGAAGATGTCCTGGATGCCGCCCGCCGAACTTTGCGAACCAAAGTGGACAACGAATTGCAAGCCGCGCTCGATGGCTTTTCACGGTTAAAAGAAAGTTTGTTGGTTTGCGAGGACGAAGAACGCCTTTCCGATGATTCCAGATCCATGCTGCGCAACTGTTTCATGTCCGAAGCCGACACACTCAAAGAACTCGGGCGTTTGGACGATGCCTCGGTGGCCTACCGAGCCGTTTCCCTTCGCTACATGAATGAACCCACGGCGCTCGAGGCGATCCTCGGCCAAGCCTGTTGCGTGCGGGAGCTCGGTCGTGACCGTGAAGCCGCTCTGCTTGTTCGTCAAGCCGATGTCGTCCTGCAACGAATCCCACCCAAATTCGACGACGACTTCCAAAAGACCACCCGCTATGATCGCGAAGGCTGGCAACAGCTTCTGGCCTGGATGAACGCAGGGATTCAAGATCCTGGTGGCATCCCAGGACAAACCTAA
- a CDS encoding DUF6807 domain-containing protein: MRLEHLRQVVFASLAFTLLLGMPCQVRADGFSVSCEESQVTIEYDGNLVTKYHYRDTDARKPFFWPVIGPKGKSMTRAFPMETVDGEQHDHPHHRGVWFGHQGVGGADTWLEAASKNFKGEKQAEFLASLGRIAHTAFTEISASQDHAVIRSTNDYLDSTGKQLMADERSMVLHFSNGQLVLDFDITLLGKYGDVELKDMKDAGVNVRVPTSMSLTDGKGNIINSVGDRDGDTWSKAADWVDYHGPVGGENVGVAFLNHPSSFRHPTRWHVRDYGLFTANAFGPHSLDESAESGTFTLKDGEKVQLRHRIIFHEGDEKAAKIAEAYKAYATGR; this comes from the coding sequence ATGAGATTGGAACATCTGCGGCAAGTCGTTTTCGCATCGCTTGCCTTTACCCTGTTGCTTGGCATGCCTTGCCAGGTCCGTGCTGATGGGTTTTCGGTCTCGTGCGAGGAGTCTCAGGTCACGATTGAATACGACGGCAACCTTGTCACCAAGTATCACTATCGAGACACAGATGCGAGGAAACCCTTTTTTTGGCCCGTGATCGGTCCCAAGGGTAAGTCGATGACGAGAGCGTTTCCGATGGAAACCGTCGATGGTGAGCAACATGACCATCCACACCATCGTGGTGTTTGGTTCGGTCACCAAGGCGTCGGAGGCGCTGATACCTGGCTCGAAGCGGCCTCAAAGAATTTCAAAGGCGAAAAGCAAGCAGAATTCTTGGCGAGCCTGGGCAGAATCGCACACACCGCGTTTACGGAAATCTCGGCCAGCCAAGATCACGCCGTCATTCGTTCAACGAATGATTACCTGGATTCTACTGGAAAGCAACTCATGGCGGACGAGCGATCGATGGTACTTCATTTTTCCAACGGCCAACTCGTACTCGATTTTGATATTACGCTGCTTGGTAAGTACGGTGATGTCGAGTTAAAGGACATGAAAGACGCCGGGGTAAACGTTCGCGTACCGACGTCCATGTCGCTTACCGATGGCAAGGGGAATATCATCAACAGCGTCGGAGATCGCGACGGTGATACGTGGTCAAAAGCGGCTGATTGGGTCGACTACCACGGCCCCGTAGGCGGCGAAAATGTTGGCGTCGCGTTTCTGAATCATCCTTCAAGCTTCCGTCATCCGACTCGCTGGCATGTTCGTGACTACGGCTTGTTCACGGCCAATGCGTTTGGACCGCACAGCCTCGACGAAAGTGCTGAATCCGGCACGTTCACGCTAAAGGACGGCGAGAAAGTCCAACTACGCCATCGCATTATCTTTCACGAGGGTGACGAAAAGGCAGCCAAAATCGCAGAAGCCTATAAAGCTTACGCCACAGGGCGATAG
- a CDS encoding FAD:protein FMN transferase, with protein sequence MATEFVIMLPDGAKSMDAAVQAADLVESIERDLSVYRPDSEVSKINRLAAQQPVRVSKPTFSLLERAVGLSEQTEGAFDITTGPLIDAWGFTKRSGRKPTAAEVKQALTRVGYQRLVLDRETSSVRFATAGMAINLGAIGKGDALDRMALELQSHGVTDFLIHGGNSSVVAVGDQDPGSSKGWAVGLAHPTKPQRRLAGLWLKNAAIATSGSGKQFFHHRGRRYGHVIDPRTGYPAGDLMSLTLAMGSATDVDAVATALFVAGSQQVRQRYQEDGFSLAIMTRALGQQDSVEVETLGDFDWIETPQADETGTKDAKSSENSIFQLPS encoded by the coding sequence ATGGCAACCGAGTTTGTCATCATGCTGCCCGATGGCGCTAAATCCATGGATGCAGCCGTGCAAGCTGCCGATCTGGTCGAATCGATTGAACGTGATCTCAGCGTCTACCGGCCGGACAGCGAGGTCTCCAAAATCAATCGACTGGCGGCCCAACAGCCCGTCAGAGTCTCGAAACCGACGTTTTCGCTATTGGAGCGAGCCGTCGGGCTGAGCGAACAGACCGAGGGTGCCTTCGATATCACGACCGGCCCGCTGATCGATGCATGGGGGTTCACCAAGCGAAGTGGCCGAAAACCAACGGCGGCGGAGGTTAAGCAGGCGCTCACGCGAGTCGGGTACCAACGGCTGGTACTCGATCGTGAGACATCCTCAGTTCGCTTCGCGACGGCAGGAATGGCGATTAACCTGGGGGCCATCGGAAAAGGCGATGCCCTCGACCGGATGGCACTTGAACTGCAAAGCCATGGGGTCACCGACTTCTTGATCCACGGTGGCAATAGCAGCGTGGTTGCGGTTGGGGACCAAGATCCGGGCAGCTCGAAGGGATGGGCGGTAGGTCTCGCTCATCCGACGAAGCCCCAGCGCCGGCTCGCGGGGCTATGGCTAAAAAACGCGGCGATCGCAACGAGCGGTTCTGGCAAGCAGTTTTTTCATCACCGAGGCCGGCGCTATGGCCATGTGATCGACCCCCGCACCGGATATCCGGCAGGTGATTTGATGTCCTTGACGCTGGCCATGGGCAGCGCGACGGACGTTGACGCCGTCGCGACAGCCTTGTTCGTGGCCGGATCCCAACAGGTTCGCCAGCGATACCAAGAGGACGGGTTCTCGCTGGCCATCATGACTCGTGCTCTGGGGCAGCAAGACTCCGTCGAAGTTGAAACGCTTGGCGATTTTGATTGGATCGAGACCCCTCAAGCCGACGAAACGGGCACTAAAGATGCGAAATCAAGCGAAAATTCTATCTTTCAGCTACCTTCCTAA